In the genome of Sphingomonas naphthae, one region contains:
- a CDS encoding GNAT family N-acetyltransferase produces the protein MADTVIETPRLRLRPHRASDYAAALALWQEPDVFRHITGQPIGAEDQWHRVMRFIGHWTAFGYGMFLVEDKATGQMLGEIGLADFHRGLGPDFDGAPEAAWVLGPWAHGQGIAREGMEAVLAWAHARMGAVRIVSMITPLNEASVGLARRLGFEAVRTASYRERPIITFERTLG, from the coding sequence ATGGCCGATACCGTGATCGAGACGCCCCGCTTGCGGCTGCGGCCGCACCGGGCATCGGATTATGCGGCGGCGCTGGCGCTGTGGCAGGAGCCCGACGTGTTCCGCCACATCACCGGCCAGCCGATCGGCGCGGAGGACCAGTGGCACCGCGTGATGCGCTTCATCGGCCACTGGACAGCCTTCGGCTACGGCATGTTTCTGGTCGAGGACAAGGCGACCGGCCAGATGCTCGGCGAGATCGGCCTGGCGGATTTCCATCGCGGGCTCGGCCCCGATTTCGACGGCGCGCCGGAGGCGGCGTGGGTGCTTGGGCCATGGGCGCATGGCCAGGGCATCGCGCGCGAGGGGATGGAAGCGGTGCTGGCCTGGGCGCACGCGCGGATGGGCGCGGTGCGGATCGTGTCGATGATCACGCCGCTGAACGAAGCGTCCGTGGGGCTGGCGCGGCGGCTCGGGTTCGAGGCGGTCCGGACCGCAAGCTATCGCGAGCGGCCCATCATCACCTTCGAGCGGACGCTGGGCTAA
- a CDS encoding MFS transporter — MTPSFHLLSKRRFLPLFTTQFLGAFNDNLFRTAMVMLVTFRVYSDPKAEALFSAIAAGLFILPFFLLSAPSGQLADGTDKARIVRLVKTAEILIMIVGAAGLLLAQVPLLLAALFAMGVHSTFFGPIKYAILPQHLHEDEVLGGTGLVEGGTYCAILLGTIVGGVLPAEYAAGLVIVVALIGRLAGSQVPPAPAQGAVPRVDWNVIRSSIRLVGDTMHIRHLFLAIAAISFFWAMGAILAAQFPPLVKNVFGADQDVATLFLSVFSVGVALGSVAINRLLKGTVQARFAPAAALGMGAFVLMLYWTTSRWVAPAGEGTLDLHRFLAQPMGVWVLVALLGVAVAGGMFVVPLYAFLTTSVPKAETARTVAANNIVNSGAMVASTLILSGLIRAGVGVSDTLFLVAVGSVGAAWLGWRLHCACDPA; from the coding sequence ATGACCCCATCCTTTCACCTCTTGTCCAAGCGGCGCTTCCTGCCCTTGTTCACCACCCAGTTTCTGGGCGCGTTCAACGACAATCTGTTCCGCACCGCGATGGTGATGCTGGTGACCTTCCGTGTCTACAGCGATCCCAAGGCGGAGGCGCTGTTCAGCGCGATCGCGGCGGGGCTGTTCATATTGCCCTTCTTCCTGCTTTCCGCCCCCTCCGGCCAGCTGGCGGACGGGACGGACAAGGCGCGGATCGTGCGGCTGGTGAAGACCGCCGAGATCCTCATCATGATCGTCGGCGCGGCCGGGCTGCTGCTGGCGCAGGTGCCGCTGCTGCTGGCGGCGCTGTTCGCGATGGGGGTGCATTCCACCTTCTTCGGCCCGATCAAATACGCCATCCTGCCGCAGCATCTGCACGAGGATGAGGTGCTGGGCGGCACCGGGCTGGTCGAGGGCGGCACCTATTGCGCGATCCTGCTCGGCACGATCGTCGGCGGGGTGCTGCCGGCCGAATATGCCGCCGGGCTGGTGATCGTGGTGGCGCTGATCGGGCGATTGGCCGGATCGCAGGTGCCCCCGGCGCCGGCGCAGGGGGCGGTGCCCAGGGTCGACTGGAACGTGATCCGCTCGTCGATCCGGCTGGTGGGCGATACGATGCACATCCGCCACCTGTTCCTCGCCATCGCCGCGATCAGCTTCTTCTGGGCGATGGGCGCCATTCTGGCGGCGCAATTCCCGCCGCTGGTGAAGAATGTGTTCGGCGCCGATCAGGATGTGGCGACGCTGTTTCTGTCGGTCTTTTCGGTCGGCGTGGCGCTGGGCTCCGTCGCGATCAACCGGCTGCTCAAGGGCACGGTGCAGGCCCGCTTCGCGCCGGCCGCCGCGCTCGGCATGGGCGCCTTCGTGCTGATGCTCTACTGGACGACGAGCCGCTGGGTCGCCCCGGCCGGGGAAGGCACGCTCGATCTCCACCGCTTCCTGGCCCAGCCGATGGGCGTGTGGGTGCTGGTCGCGCTGCTCGGCGTGGCGGTGGCGGGGGGCATGTTCGTCGTGCCGCTCTACGCCTTCCTCACGACGAGCGTGCCCAAGGCGGAGACGGCGCGCACGGTGGCGGCCAACAATATCGTCAATTCGGGCGCGATGGTCGCCTCGACGCTGATCCTGTCCGGGCTGATCCGCGCCGGTGTGGGGGTGTCGGACACGCTGTTTCTGGTCGCGGTCGGCAGCGTCGGGGCGGCGTGGCTCGGCTGGCGGCTGCATTGCGCCTGCGATCCGGCATGA
- a CDS encoding class I SAM-dependent methyltransferase: MTENLPTTLAARAPLSVHDWMAACNAHYYATRDPLGATGDFVTAPEVSQMFGEMIGLWLADLWQRAGRPPAHYVELGPGRGTLAVDALRAMAKAGLTPAIHLVETSPVLREAQRARLPGATWHDTIDTLPADGALMVVANEFFDALPVRQTIEGRERMVHHVAGRFVADAGNIREDNPATQAIATALATRIAGQGGALLAIDYGYAKGEAGDTLQAVRGHAPVDPFADPGEHDLTTHVDFAALAAALRAGGAATHGPIPQGQWLVTLGLAQRAAALARSAPERGEEIAGQYRRLTAAEEMGQLFKVLAATAQEWVKPAGF; this comes from the coding sequence ATGACGGAAAACCTCCCCACCACCCTCGCCGCCCGCGCGCCGCTGTCCGTCCACGACTGGATGGCGGCCTGCAACGCGCATTATTACGCCACCCGCGATCCCTTGGGGGCGACCGGTGATTTCGTCACCGCGCCCGAGGTGAGCCAGATGTTCGGCGAGATGATCGGCCTGTGGCTGGCCGACCTGTGGCAACGCGCCGGCCGCCCCCCCGCCCATTATGTCGAACTGGGGCCGGGGCGCGGCACGCTGGCGGTGGATGCGCTGCGGGCGATGGCGAAGGCGGGGCTGACCCCCGCGATCCACCTCGTCGAGACCAGCCCGGTGCTGCGCGAAGCCCAGCGCGCGCGCCTGCCGGGTGCGACATGGCACGACACGATCGACACCTTGCCCGCCGACGGCGCGCTGATGGTGGTGGCGAACGAATTCTTCGATGCCCTGCCCGTCCGCCAGACGATCGAGGGGCGCGAGCGGATGGTCCACCACGTCGCCGGCCGCTTCGTCGCCGACGCGGGCAATATCCGGGAGGACAATCCCGCGACGCAGGCGATCGCCACCGCCCTCGCCACTCGAATCGCCGGACAAGGCGGCGCGCTGCTCGCGATCGATTATGGCTATGCGAAGGGCGAAGCCGGCGACACGCTGCAAGCCGTGCGCGGCCACGCCCCTGTCGATCCCTTCGCCGACCCCGGCGAGCATGACCTGACCACCCATGTCGATTTCGCCGCCCTCGCGGCGGCGCTGCGGGCCGGCGGCGCGGCCACCCACGGCCCGATCCCGCAGGGCCAATGGCTCGTCACCCTCGGCCTCGCCCAGCGCGCGGCGGCGCTGGCCCGGTCGGCGCCGGAGCGGGGGGAGGAGATAGCGGGGCAATATCGCCGGCTGACGGCGGCGGAGGAAATGGGCCAGCTTTTCAAGGTGCTGGCGGCCACAGCTCAGGAATGGGTCAAACCGGCGGGCTTCTAG
- the lgt gene encoding prolipoprotein diacylglyceryl transferase, with translation MSIATLAVDTSAYLHYDRLPLSPVALDLGFFQLRWYSLSYIAGIVIGWWYFLKLLAEPGAPMGKRAVDDLVFYCTIGVLVGGRLGYAIFYDRDLFSGIAILQLWNGGMSFHGGAAGCSLGMIACARRHKLSALRVHDYVVTVAPIGLLLGRLANFANGELWGRVTDVPWAIVFTGRAGPLPRHPSQLYEAALEGLVLGALLSLAFWKTRARYEPGKLLGLFLVGYTVSRFIVEYFREPDEQLGTLSWGLTMGQTLSLPLFVGGVYLMLTAKGRRVRVEPVAGSESVG, from the coding sequence ATGAGCATCGCCACGCTGGCCGTCGATACCTCGGCCTATCTCCATTATGATCGGCTGCCGCTGTCGCCGGTGGCGCTCGATCTCGGCTTCTTCCAGCTGCGCTGGTATTCTCTGTCCTACATCGCCGGCATCGTCATCGGCTGGTGGTATTTCCTGAAGCTGCTGGCCGAGCCCGGCGCGCCGATGGGCAAGCGCGCGGTCGATGATCTGGTATTCTACTGCACCATCGGCGTGCTGGTCGGCGGGCGGCTGGGCTATGCCATCTTCTACGATCGCGATCTGTTCAGCGGCATCGCCATCCTCCAGCTATGGAACGGCGGCATGTCCTTCCATGGCGGCGCGGCGGGCTGTTCGCTCGGCATGATCGCCTGTGCCCGCCGCCACAAATTGAGCGCGCTCCGGGTCCATGATTATGTCGTCACCGTCGCGCCGATCGGCCTGCTCCTCGGCCGCCTCGCCAATTTCGCCAATGGCGAATTGTGGGGCCGGGTGACCGACGTGCCGTGGGCGATCGTCTTCACCGGCCGGGCCGGCCCCCTGCCCCGCCACCCGAGCCAGCTCTACGAGGCCGCGCTGGAGGGGCTGGTGCTGGGCGCGCTGCTGAGCCTGGCCTTCTGGAAGACCCGTGCCCGCTACGAGCCCGGCAAGCTGCTCGGCCTGTTCCTCGTCGGCTATACGGTCAGCCGCTTCATCGTCGAATATTTCCGCGAACCCGACGAGCAGCTCGGCACTCTGTCGTGGGGGCTGACGATGGGGCAGACGCTGTCGCTGCCGCTGTTCGTGGGCGGGGTGTATCTGATGCTGACCGCCAAGGGACGGCGCGTGCGGGTGGAGCCGGTGGCTGGAAGCGAGAGCGTCGGCTGA
- a CDS encoding DUF5818 domain-containing protein yields MTIGDPIDETGTLLRDGGGFVLRLDGGGRLRLELRRMPVDEVEKHVRLVGVLIGPDHVDVEGLRLA; encoded by the coding sequence ATGACCATCGGCGACCCCATCGACGAAACCGGCACCCTCCTGCGCGACGGCGGCGGCTTCGTGCTGAGGCTGGATGGGGGCGGGCGGTTGCGGCTCGAACTGCGGCGGATGCCGGTGGACGAAGTGGAGAAGCATGTCCGCCTCGTCGGCGTGCTGATCGGCCCGGATCATGTCGATGTCGAAGGGCTGCGGCTCGCGTGA
- the ada gene encoding bifunctional DNA-binding transcriptional regulator/O6-methylguanine-DNA methyltransferase Ada, whose translation MTTTTLIPAIDDPRWARIVARDASADGDFYYSVLTTGVYCRPSCASRGARPENVAIHASLAEARATGFRPCRRCDPEGIAEAAQIALVTDACRRIEASETPPSLGELAADAGFSESHFHRLFRRLTGLTPRAYAAAHRAGRVREGLAAGQPVTAALHEAGFGSASRFYEGAGAMLGMAPSRFRQGGARETLRFAIGQCSLGAILVASSDTGVAAILLGDDPQALVRDVQDRFPKADLVGGDAAYEAIVARAVALVEAPGIGLDLPLDIRGTAFQQRVWQALAAIPAGETRSYADVARAIGAPAATRAVAGACAANALAIAIPCHRVVRNDGGLSGYRWGVERKRALLDREGGAREGEAAAA comes from the coding sequence ATGACCACGACGACCCTCATCCCCGCGATCGACGATCCCCGCTGGGCGCGCATCGTGGCGCGGGATGCCTCGGCGGACGGCGATTTCTATTATTCGGTGCTCACCACCGGCGTCTACTGCCGCCCATCCTGCGCCTCGCGCGGCGCCCGGCCGGAGAATGTGGCGATCCACGCCTCGCTGGCCGAGGCCCGCGCCACCGGCTTCCGCCCCTGCCGCCGCTGCGACCCCGAAGGCATCGCCGAAGCTGCGCAGATCGCGCTTGTGACCGATGCCTGCCGCCGGATCGAGGCGAGCGAGACACCGCCGTCGCTCGGCGAGCTGGCGGCCGACGCGGGGTTCAGCGAGAGTCATTTTCACCGCCTGTTCCGCCGGCTCACCGGCCTCACGCCCCGCGCCTATGCCGCCGCCCACCGCGCCGGTCGGGTGCGCGAGGGCCTCGCCGCCGGCCAGCCGGTCACCGCCGCGCTGCACGAGGCGGGCTTCGGTTCGGCCAGCCGCTTCTACGAAGGCGCGGGCGCGATGCTCGGCATGGCTCCGTCGCGCTTCCGCCAGGGCGGCGCGCGGGAGACCTTGCGCTTCGCCATCGGCCAATGCTCGCTGGGCGCGATCCTCGTGGCCTCCAGTGACACGGGCGTGGCGGCGATCCTGCTCGGCGACGATCCACAGGCCCTCGTCCGCGACGTGCAGGATCGCTTCCCCAAGGCCGATCTCGTCGGCGGCGACGCGGCCTATGAGGCGATCGTCGCGCGGGCGGTGGCGCTGGTCGAGGCGCCCGGCATCGGCCTCGATCTGCCGCTCGACATTCGCGGCACCGCCTTCCAGCAGCGGGTGTGGCAGGCGCTGGCGGCGATCCCGGCCGGCGAGACGCGCAGCTATGCCGATGTCGCCCGCGCGATCGGCGCCCCCGCCGCGACCCGCGCCGTGGCCGGCGCCTGCGCCGCCAACGCGCTCGCCATCGCCATCCCGTGCCATCGGGTGGTGCGCAACGACGGCGGCCTTTCGGGCTATCGCTGGGGCGTCGAGCGCAAGCGCGCGCTGCTCGATCGCGAGGGCGGGGCGCGGGAAGGCGAAGCGGCGGCGGCATGA
- the alkB gene encoding DNA oxidative demethylase AlkB translates to MIADLFAESRTLTLDPGAMLLGGFALGVAPALLEGVAAIAAAAPFRQMATPGGRRMSVAMTNCGAAGWVTDAAGYRYATADPLSGRPWPAMPPAFRDLARRAATAAGFAGFDPDACLVNLYRPGARMAPHQDIDERDMGEPIVSVSLGLSATFLWGGAARGDPKRRLRIDHGDVLVWGGPARRTFHGIAPLAAGTQPDTGETRINLTFRRAL, encoded by the coding sequence ATGATCGCCGATCTCTTCGCCGAGAGCCGGACGCTGACGCTCGATCCCGGCGCGATGCTGCTCGGCGGCTTCGCGCTCGGGGTGGCGCCGGCGTTGCTGGAGGGCGTGGCCGCGATCGCCGCCGCCGCGCCCTTCCGCCAGATGGCGACGCCGGGCGGGCGGCGCATGTCGGTGGCGATGACGAATTGCGGCGCCGCCGGATGGGTCACAGATGCTGCCGGCTATCGCTACGCCACCGCCGATCCCTTGAGCGGTCGGCCCTGGCCCGCGATGCCGCCTGCCTTCCGCGATCTCGCCCGCCGCGCCGCCACCGCCGCCGGTTTCGCGGGCTTCGATCCCGATGCCTGCCTCGTGAACCTCTATCGGCCGGGCGCGCGCATGGCGCCGCATCAGGATATCGACGAGCGCGACATGGGCGAGCCGATCGTCTCGGTCTCGCTCGGTCTGTCGGCCACCTTCCTGTGGGGCGGCGCCGCGCGCGGCGACCCGAAGCGGCGGCTGCGCATCGATCATGGCGACGTTCTCGTGTGGGGCGGCCCCGCCCGCCGCACCTTCCACGGCATCGCCCCGCTCGCCGCCGGCACCCAACCCGATACCGGCGAGACGCGGATCAACCTCACCTTCCGTCGGGCGCTGTAG
- the rffA gene encoding dTDP-4-amino-4,6-dideoxygalactose transaminase — protein MNAPYQSRDTGCQGNPPPIPFNRVSLSPAVRREVMRALDDGSLTGGGRNTRRCHEKLDAIYSGSRPFLTNSCTAALEMAALLLGVGPGDEIILPSWTFSSTATAVALRGAVPVFVDVLPTTLNIDVARVEEAITPRTRAVYAVHYAGVACAMDALVALCADRGIALVEDAAQAFGSSWDGKPLGGFGDFGALSFHGTKNVSCGEGGALIVNRPDAAAAAEIAWEKGTDRLRFEQGHVSSYEWQALGSSFLPSDLTAALLAAQFDDADAKRAARLAAYDRYVALLADCAARGRVRLLAIPEQAAGNGHIFALRFENEARRAGVIARLAYERIDARTHYKPLHSSPGGRRYGRVAGPMGVTDEAAATLLRLPLDDVITPVEQERIVAVIEAALRH, from the coding sequence ATGAACGCACCCTATCAGTCTCGCGACACCGGCTGCCAGGGCAACCCGCCTCCCATCCCCTTCAACCGCGTATCCCTGTCGCCTGCCGTTCGCCGCGAGGTGATGCGGGCGCTGGACGATGGCAGCCTGACCGGCGGCGGACGCAACACGCGGCGATGCCACGAGAAACTCGACGCGATCTATTCCGGCTCGCGCCCGTTCCTCACCAATTCCTGCACCGCCGCGCTCGAAATGGCGGCGCTGCTGCTCGGTGTAGGGCCGGGTGACGAGATCATCCTGCCGTCGTGGACCTTCTCCTCCACCGCGACCGCCGTCGCGCTGCGCGGCGCGGTTCCGGTTTTCGTCGATGTGCTGCCGACGACGCTCAACATCGATGTCGCACGCGTCGAGGAAGCGATCACGCCCCGGACGCGCGCGGTGTACGCCGTCCATTATGCCGGGGTCGCCTGCGCGATGGATGCCCTGGTCGCGCTCTGCGCCGATCGCGGCATCGCGCTGGTCGAGGATGCGGCGCAGGCATTCGGATCGAGCTGGGACGGCAAACCGCTCGGCGGCTTCGGTGATTTCGGAGCGCTGAGCTTCCACGGCACCAAGAACGTCAGCTGCGGCGAGGGCGGCGCGCTGATCGTCAACCGCCCGGACGCGGCGGCGGCGGCCGAGATCGCCTGGGAGAAAGGCACCGATCGGCTGCGCTTCGAGCAGGGCCATGTCTCCAGCTACGAATGGCAGGCGCTGGGCTCGTCCTTCCTGCCGTCCGATCTCACCGCCGCGCTCCTCGCCGCGCAATTCGACGATGCCGATGCCAAGCGGGCAGCGCGGTTGGCGGCCTATGATCGGTACGTCGCGCTATTGGCCGACTGCGCCGCGCGGGGGCGGGTACGCCTCCTCGCGATACCGGAACAGGCGGCCGGCAACGGCCATATCTTCGCGCTCCGCTTCGAGAATGAAGCCCGCCGTGCCGGCGTGATCGCGCGCCTTGCCTATGAGCGGATCGATGCACGCACCCATTACAAGCCGCTCCACAGCTCACCCGGCGGCCGGCGCTACGGCCGCGTGGCAGGGCCGATGGGGGTGACCGACGAAGCCGCCGCCACACTGCTGCGCCTGCCCCTCGACGACGTCATTACCCCGGTCGAGCAGGAGCGGATCGTCGCGGTGATCGAGGCAGCCCTGCGTCACTGA
- a CDS encoding glycosyltransferase family 61 protein, which produces MGEFSGSVVQDDDVFRDYDSPLSAIYRAYTLWPADRRGWSEDRLTSFETDQILVTSGFVPVDTQRGRLLLNQSYNQIDTILPVRFTLTDQKSRFTLKSDPIELAGRYIVLGGPVDGVWYHWLFNWFPRLLLLKQLRPDVFTDRRTRILVHPKALEEPYVAILRTMGLGDDRFFAIDPDRDYMLDRAILVSFPSQNKLYPALMNATARHLLYKLTMSGSPSRGRRILASRQPLSPPKRRIHNFHEIEPILADLKVDIATLGSYSAAKQIRLFRNADLVIGAHGSDLTNLLFCRPGTNVLVIENDFSLRYDLHLGLKMLCEIMGLPYRVHRASTHRLAGLAMTPAHHINEDYIIDSKLFRNDVEALLYPKTGSPVSG; this is translated from the coding sequence ATGGGTGAGTTTTCGGGTTCGGTGGTGCAGGATGACGATGTCTTCCGCGATTATGATTCGCCGCTATCCGCCATTTACCGCGCTTACACCCTGTGGCCGGCGGATCGACGGGGATGGAGTGAAGACCGCCTGACATCTTTTGAAACAGATCAGATCCTTGTCACCAGCGGTTTCGTCCCGGTCGATACGCAGCGCGGCCGTCTGTTGCTCAACCAGAGTTATAACCAGATCGATACGATCCTGCCTGTCCGCTTCACCCTCACCGACCAGAAATCGCGGTTCACGCTGAAGAGCGATCCGATCGAACTGGCCGGCCGCTATATCGTCCTGGGTGGGCCGGTCGACGGCGTATGGTATCACTGGCTGTTCAACTGGTTCCCCAGGCTGTTGCTGTTGAAGCAGCTTCGCCCGGACGTCTTCACCGATCGACGCACCCGCATTCTCGTCCATCCCAAGGCGCTGGAAGAACCTTATGTCGCCATCTTGCGGACCATGGGCCTTGGCGACGATCGGTTTTTCGCGATCGATCCGGATCGGGATTATATGCTCGATCGCGCGATCCTCGTGTCCTTTCCCAGCCAGAACAAGCTGTACCCGGCGTTGATGAACGCGACCGCCCGTCACCTCCTGTACAAACTCACAATGTCTGGTTCGCCGTCGCGCGGAAGACGGATACTCGCCAGCCGCCAGCCCCTGTCGCCGCCCAAGAGACGTATTCACAATTTCCACGAGATCGAACCGATTCTCGCGGATCTCAAGGTGGATATCGCCACCTTGGGCAGCTATTCGGCGGCGAAGCAGATACGGCTTTTCCGGAACGCGGATCTGGTGATCGGGGCGCACGGATCCGATCTGACCAATCTGCTGTTCTGCCGCCCCGGGACGAACGTGCTGGTCATCGAGAATGATTTCAGCCTCCGTTACGATCTGCACCTCGGGCTGAAGATGCTCTGCGAGATCATGGGCCTGCCCTATCGGGTTCACCGGGCATCCACCCATCGCCTGGCCGGTCTGGCGATGACGCCGGCGCATCACATCAACGAGGATTACATCATCGATTCCAAGCTGTTCCGAAACGATGTCGAGGCTTTGCTATATCCGAAGACCGGATCGCCCGTTTCCGGTTGA
- the recO gene encoding DNA repair protein RecO, with the protein MHLATRAIVCAVLPHGEHGAIVRLMTAENGLLPGYVRGGRSRRLRPVLLVGNLVEADFRSRTDAQLAALTVELAESRAALLGEPLAAIGIEWATALTAAALPEGQPYPHLHDALDGVLAAIAAAPSARGWAGALVRYELLVLAELGFGLDLTACAATGVTEDLAWVSPRSGGAVSRGAGAPYADRLLPLPGFLIAGGDAGWGDVVAGLAITGHFLTRDVLIGRAATILPARARLVERLSRLA; encoded by the coding sequence ATGCACCTCGCCACCCGCGCCATCGTCTGTGCCGTGCTGCCGCATGGCGAGCATGGCGCGATCGTGCGGCTGATGACGGCCGAAAATGGCCTGCTGCCGGGTTATGTGCGGGGCGGGCGGTCGCGGCGGCTGCGGCCGGTGTTGCTGGTGGGCAATCTGGTCGAGGCGGATTTCCGGTCGCGCACGGACGCGCAGCTCGCCGCGCTGACGGTGGAACTGGCCGAGAGCCGGGCGGCGTTGCTCGGCGAACCGCTCGCCGCCATCGGAATCGAATGGGCGACGGCGCTGACGGCGGCGGCCTTGCCCGAGGGCCAGCCCTATCCGCATCTCCATGACGCGCTGGATGGCGTGCTGGCGGCGATCGCGGCGGCGCCGTCGGCGCGCGGCTGGGCGGGGGCGCTGGTGCGCTATGAACTGCTGGTGCTGGCCGAACTGGGCTTCGGGCTGGACCTGACCGCCTGCGCGGCGACGGGGGTGACGGAGGATCTGGCATGGGTGAGCCCCAGGAGCGGCGGCGCGGTTTCACGGGGGGCCGGGGCGCCCTATGCGGATCGGCTGCTGCCGTTGCCGGGGTTCCTGATCGCTGGGGGCGATGCGGGGTGGGGCGATGTGGTCGCCGGGCTGGCGATCACCGGCCATTTCCTGACGCGCGATGTGCTGATCGGGCGGGCCGCGACGATCCTGCCGGCGCGGGCGCGGCTGGTGGAGCGCTTGAGCCGGCTGGCGTGA
- the proS gene encoding proline--tRNA ligase — translation MRLSRTLLPVTKESPADAQIISHKLMLRAGLIRQTAAGIYAWLPLGLRVLRNIERIVREEQDRAGAVELLMPTLQSADLWRESGRYDAYGPEMLRIKDRHDREMLYGPTNEEMITALFRDAARSYRDLPRTLYHIQWKFRDETRPRFGVMRGREFLMKDAYSFDMDEAGARHSYNRMFVAYLNTFARMGLRAIPMQADTGPIGGDLSHEFIVLAPTGESDVFYHSNWERPAELSSVDFDDVDGLQAIVGGYTADYAATDEKRDSAREAEAGEALRQSRGVEVGHIFYFGTKYSAAMGMKVQARDGGEVVPHMGSYGIGVSRLMGAIIEASHDDGGIIWPDAVAPYQVGLINMRADDAACAAASDDLYAKLGGAEGGRVLYDDRDERGGAKFATMDLIGLPWQIVVGPKGLAKGVVELKRRATGEKVELSIEDALQRVAA, via the coding sequence ATGCGCCTTTCCCGCACCCTGCTGCCTGTCACCAAGGAATCGCCCGCCGACGCGCAGATCATCAGCCACAAGCTCATGCTGCGCGCCGGGCTGATCCGCCAGACCGCCGCCGGCATCTATGCCTGGCTGCCGCTCGGCCTGCGCGTGCTGCGCAATATCGAGCGGATCGTGCGCGAGGAGCAGGATCGGGCAGGGGCGGTCGAGCTGCTGATGCCGACGCTCCAGTCGGCCGATTTGTGGCGCGAATCGGGGCGCTACGACGCCTATGGGCCGGAAATGCTGCGCATCAAGGATCGCCACGACCGCGAGATGCTCTACGGCCCGACCAACGAGGAGATGATTACCGCGCTCTTCCGCGACGCCGCGCGCTCCTACCGCGATCTTCCGCGCACGCTCTATCACATCCAGTGGAAGTTCCGTGACGAGACGCGCCCCCGCTTCGGCGTGATGCGCGGCCGCGAGTTTCTGATGAAGGATGCCTATTCGTTCGACATGGACGAGGCCGGCGCGCGCCACAGCTACAACCGGATGTTCGTCGCCTATCTCAACACCTTTGCCCGCATGGGCCTGCGCGCGATCCCGATGCAGGCCGATACCGGCCCGATCGGCGGCGACCTGAGCCACGAATTCATCGTGCTGGCGCCCACCGGCGAGAGCGACGTCTTCTACCACAGCAATTGGGAGCGGCCGGCCGAACTGTCGTCGGTCGATTTCGACGATGTCGACGGGCTCCAGGCGATCGTCGGCGGCTACACCGCCGATTATGCCGCCACCGACGAGAAGCGCGACAGCGCGCGCGAGGCGGAGGCCGGCGAAGCGCTGCGCCAGTCGCGCGGCGTGGAGGTGGGCCACATCTTCTACTTCGGCACCAAATATTCGGCCGCGATGGGCATGAAAGTGCAGGCCAGGGACGGCGGCGAAGTCGTGCCGCACATGGGCAGCTACGGCATCGGCGTGTCGCGGCTGATGGGGGCGATCATCGAGGCGAGCCATGACGATGGCGGGATCATCTGGCCGGACGCGGTGGCGCCCTATCAGGTGGGCCTCATCAACATGCGCGCCGACGATGCGGCCTGCGCGGCGGCCTCGGACGACCTTTACGCGAAGCTGGGCGGGGCCGAGGGCGGCCGCGTCCTGTACGACGACCGCGACGAGCGCGGTGGGGCGAAGTTCGCGACGATGGATCTGATCGGCCTGCCCTGGCAGATCGTGGTGGGGCCGAAGGGGCTGGCCAAGGGCGTCGTCGAGCTGAAGCGCCGAGCGACGGGCGAGAAGGTGGAACTGTCGATCGAGGACGCGCTTCAGAGGGTAGCCGCTTGA